One Coregonus clupeaformis isolate EN_2021a chromosome 33, ASM2061545v1, whole genome shotgun sequence DNA window includes the following coding sequences:
- the LOC123482460 gene encoding zinc finger BED domain-containing protein 4-like has product MVAAIRLTRYEHMNCVAHMVQRSVTVSLADSGFVNALAKARKVVGHFKHSPANAAELQAQQVSLGKKQEPLIQDVPTRWNSTLEMVKRVSRNKEAVIAALDNQEHKLVLPTAAEWDKLQRLETLLEPCRYVTELLGGEAYVSCSVVLPSLCHLRLKMEACDEDPAYVVRFKTKFKEDLASRQEQLNNAWLQIATVLDPRFKDLKCLPKTDREEVWTTLEGMLQQESPRRSSQTHDDGPPRKKISLLQMGSDSDSESEDEEVQPAIQRYRAEPTIKLEDCPLRWWASHSGAHEKLASLAHKYLATPATTVPCERLFSVAGHIVNKKRSALLSENVNKLVCLSNWLKDDEAQ; this is encoded by the exons ATGGTTGCCGCAATTCGACTTACACGCTATGAACACATGAACTGTGTCGCTCACATGGTGCAGAGAAGTGTCACAGTGAGTCTTGCTGACAGCGGCTTTGTAAATGCTTTGGCCAAGGCTCGCAAAGTTGTCGGTCATTTTAAGCACAGCCCAGCAAATGCTGCGGAGCTTCAAGCACAACAAGTCAGCCTGGGAAAGAAGCAAGAGCCATTGATCCAGGATGTTCCAACACGTTGGAATTCGACGCTGGAAATGGTCAAGCGCGTGAGCAGAAATAAAGAGGCTGTCATCGCAGCCCTGGACAATCAGGAGCACAAACTCGTTTTGCCGACCGCAGCAGAGTGGGATAAACTGCAGAGGCTGGAGACACTTCTAGAGCCATGCAG gtATGTAACTGAGCTCCTGGGTGGAGAGGCCTATGTCTCCTGTTCTGTGGTACTACCTTCTCTCTGCCACTTGCGTCTCAAGATGGAAGCCTGTGATGAGGACCCTGCATATGTGGTGAGATTCAAGACCAAGTTCAAGGAGGACCTAGCATcccgtcaagaacagctcaacaaTGCATGGCTCCAGATTGCTACAGTTTTGGATCCTCGTTTCAAAGACTTGAAATGCCTGcccaagacagacagggaagaggtgtGGACCACACTTGAAGGGATGCTGCAACAAGAATCACCCAGAAGGTCTTCACAGACACATGATGATGGGCCACCCAGGAAGAAAATCAGCCTTCTGCAAATGGGCTCAGATTCAGATTCAGAATCAGAAGATGAAGAGGTCCAACCTGCCATACAGAGGTACAGAGCAGAGCCCACCATTAAATTGGAGGACTGCCCCTTGAGGTGGTGGGCATCTCATTCAGGAGCCCATGAGAAGCTGGCCTCACTAGCTCACAAATATCTAGCCACTCCTGCAACCACTGTTCCCTGTGAACGACTTTTCTCAGTTGCAGGTCACATTGTGAACAAGAAAAGGTCAGCtttactttcagaaaatgtgaacaagttagtttgcctcagcaactggctgaaagatgatgaagctcagtag